Proteins from a genomic interval of Halomonas alkaliantarctica:
- the hybE gene encoding [NiFe]-hydrogenase assembly chaperone HybE: protein MQTLNADEYTFLSELAKVYRDVHLPAIKQKSHWNPRLGVDALCFQHHDAEHMVGALITPCELWLVAVPDQSLLTEPLADSLTLSLPSGVYPLSLERLPGGYELYKRAILDDLSELESMQEAARLAQQMMARLMQPSEESSA, encoded by the coding sequence ATGCAGACGCTCAACGCTGACGAATACACCTTCCTTTCTGAATTAGCGAAGGTGTACCGAGACGTTCACTTGCCAGCCATTAAACAAAAGAGTCACTGGAACCCGCGTTTGGGGGTTGATGCGCTATGCTTTCAACATCATGACGCTGAGCATATGGTGGGGGCGTTGATTACGCCTTGTGAACTCTGGCTGGTTGCAGTGCCTGACCAGTCCCTGCTTACTGAGCCTTTGGCGGATAGCCTTACGCTCTCACTGCCTTCAGGTGTATACCCATTATCGCTCGAGCGTTTGCCAGGCGGCTATGAACTTTACAAGCGTGCCATTTTGGATGATTTAAGCGAGCTGGAAAGCATGCAGGAGGCCGCAAGGCTGGCGCAGCAAATGATGGCGCGTTTAATGCAGCCCAGCGAAGAGTCCAGCGCTTAA
- a CDS encoding 3-hydroxybutyrate dehydrogenase, whose protein sequence is MTSQAATTPRVALVTGTSSGIGAAVVTHFCELGHQVLAVDFNPAGKAVAEKAGAAFFEADLTDPDACRAAVAEAVKRFGGVDILINNAGIQHVASIETFPEEKWRQIMDLMLTAPFLLTQAAWPHMREKGWGRIVNVASIHAQVASPGKAAYISAKHGMIGLTKTAALEGGEQGITANAVCPAYVKTPLVDNQIADQAKLHGMDEQEVIEKVMLKEAAIKRLIEPEEVAQLVAYLTSDAAGAVTGSSFNIDLGWTAH, encoded by the coding sequence ATGACTTCCCAAGCCGCTACAACGCCGCGAGTTGCGCTGGTTACCGGTACTAGCAGCGGGATCGGTGCCGCTGTGGTTACGCACTTTTGCGAATTAGGCCATCAAGTGCTTGCCGTCGATTTTAATCCGGCAGGTAAAGCCGTCGCTGAAAAAGCCGGCGCGGCGTTCTTTGAAGCGGATCTAACCGACCCTGATGCCTGCCGTGCGGCGGTGGCGGAGGCGGTTAAGCGCTTTGGCGGGGTTGATATATTGATCAATAATGCTGGCATTCAGCATGTTGCCTCGATTGAAACCTTCCCCGAAGAGAAGTGGCGTCAGATTATGGATTTAATGCTGACGGCACCTTTCTTGCTGACACAGGCAGCGTGGCCGCATATGCGTGAAAAGGGCTGGGGACGCATCGTTAACGTGGCCTCAATACACGCACAGGTGGCTTCACCGGGTAAAGCAGCGTACATCAGTGCTAAACACGGCATGATTGGTTTGACCAAAACGGCGGCGCTAGAGGGCGGTGAGCAAGGCATCACTGCTAATGCGGTATGTCCTGCCTATGTGAAAACCCCGCTAGTAGACAATCAAATCGCCGACCAGGCTAAATTGCACGGTATGGATGAGCAGGAGGTGATCGAAAAAGTCATGCTCAAAGAGGCGGCGATCAAACGCTTGATAGAGCCCGAAGAAGTGGCGCAATTAGTCGCTTACCTGACATCCGACGCAGCCGGTGCCGTCACGGGTTCAAGCTTTAATATCGATTTGGGCTGGACGGCGCATTAA
- a CDS encoding CoA transferase subunit B, which yields MALTREQMAQRVARELQDGFYVNLGIGIPTLVANYIPDGIDVMLQSENGLLGMGRYPSEDELDPDMINAGKETVTARPGAAIFSSAESFAMIRGGHVDLTVLGAFEVDQQGNIASWMIPGKLIKGMGGAMDLVAGADNIICTMTHASKHGESKLLEKCELPLTGAGCINRVLTDLAYLEIKDGAFILKERAPGVSVEEIVEKTAGKLIVPDHVPEMTFDAE from the coding sequence ATGGCTTTAACACGAGAACAGATGGCTCAGCGTGTCGCCCGCGAACTTCAAGATGGTTTTTACGTCAACTTAGGCATTGGTATTCCCACTCTGGTTGCCAACTACATCCCGGATGGCATCGATGTCATGCTGCAATCTGAGAATGGACTTCTGGGGATGGGCCGCTACCCCAGCGAAGACGAGCTTGATCCAGATATGATTAATGCGGGTAAAGAGACGGTGACGGCCCGCCCAGGCGCGGCGATTTTTTCTTCAGCGGAATCGTTTGCGATGATTCGCGGTGGTCACGTGGATTTGACCGTGCTGGGAGCTTTCGAAGTGGATCAGCAAGGGAACATTGCTTCCTGGATGATTCCTGGGAAGCTGATCAAAGGTATGGGCGGTGCCATGGACCTTGTTGCCGGTGCTGATAACATCATTTGTACCATGACACACGCCTCCAAGCATGGCGAATCCAAGCTGCTTGAGAAATGCGAACTGCCGCTGACCGGCGCTGGCTGTATTAACCGTGTGTTGACGGATCTCGCTTATCTTGAAATCAAAGACGGCGCCTTTATTCTCAAGGAGCGCGCGCCGGGGGTAAGCGTTGAGGAGATCGTCGAGAAAACGGCGGGCAAGCTGATTGTACCGGACCATGTTCCCGAGATGACGTTTGATGCTGAGTGA
- a CDS encoding LysM peptidoglycan-binding domain-containing protein: MDQLTLVGKRWHAGQPNRSRLIGWLTAWLLAGLLTGCSSTPSSSAQRASVPSASQISGNWVQVQRGDTLGKLAARANVPLERLERFNPGADTRRLEIGQRLLIPTQQERAPSGGPYRYQIRPGDTFSSIARHFGTTSGRIQSANPSASPTNLRIGQIVSLPLSGSAAGGSSRRQASSSGSSSANKPAATTTSSAPSQALPSSARGWPWPLEDYRVVRRFGPDSRGTLQPMLLATQAGAQAKSVAPGEVRFADGMRQLGEVVIVHHANNLQTVYALCERILVEVGKQVSAGDPLCEVGQSSATQRYDLLFDLRQGGKPIDPKQVLR; the protein is encoded by the coding sequence ATGGATCAACTCACTCTGGTTGGAAAAAGATGGCATGCTGGACAACCGAACCGATCACGACTAATTGGCTGGCTCACCGCCTGGCTGTTAGCGGGACTACTAACCGGCTGTTCCAGCACACCGTCGTCATCCGCTCAGCGGGCATCAGTACCTAGCGCTAGCCAGATCAGCGGTAACTGGGTTCAGGTACAGCGTGGCGATACGCTGGGCAAACTGGCGGCCCGGGCTAACGTGCCACTCGAACGTCTGGAGCGCTTTAACCCTGGCGCGGATACCCGGCGCCTGGAAATTGGCCAACGTCTATTAATTCCTACCCAGCAGGAGCGGGCACCTTCTGGCGGCCCCTACCGCTATCAAATCCGTCCTGGCGATACGTTTTCAAGCATCGCCCGACATTTTGGCACTACCAGTGGCCGCATTCAGAGCGCCAACCCTAGCGCCTCCCCCACTAACTTAAGAATTGGCCAAATAGTTAGCCTGCCCCTTAGCGGTTCAGCCGCGGGTGGCTCATCGCGACGGCAAGCAAGCAGCAGTGGTTCTTCAAGCGCTAACAAGCCTGCCGCTACAACGACCAGCAGCGCGCCCAGCCAGGCGCTCCCCTCATCAGCAAGGGGCTGGCCTTGGCCGTTGGAAGATTATCGCGTGGTTCGACGTTTCGGGCCGGACAGCCGTGGCACGTTGCAGCCCATGCTGCTGGCTACTCAAGCTGGCGCCCAGGCTAAATCCGTCGCTCCTGGTGAGGTGCGCTTTGCCGATGGAATGCGTCAGCTGGGTGAAGTAGTGATTGTGCACCATGCCAATAACCTGCAGACCGTCTACGCCCTTTGCGAGCGCATTTTGGTCGAGGTAGGCAAGCAGGTTAGCGCAGGAGATCCCCTTTGCGAGGTCGGTCAAAGCAGTGCCACCCAACGCTATGATCTACTTTTTGATCTGCGCCAAGGCGGTAAACCCATCGACCCCAAGCAGGTGCTGCGCTAA
- a CDS encoding acyltransferase gives MPILKGLVSALLLTLNTLFWGVPLILLTLLKVIAPGQRLKQLVLQGLNGVALNWIGVNLWWMRHWLKPVLHASVPDNLSPQQWWLVISNHRSWTDIFMLLMALHRRIPMPRFFLKRQLIWIPIVGLAFWALEFPFMRRFSREQVAKNPKLATIDRASTERMCHQARLSPIAIFNFVEGTRFSVAKRDAQQSPYRHLLRPKAGGIAQVLSLLGNQLDGILDVTISYANPAPTFWGFLCGREAPVTLQARQLSIPEWMYASDNHEEKQHKERFHTWINSLWLEKDGMLDNRTDHD, from the coding sequence ATGCCTATTTTAAAGGGGCTGGTTAGCGCTCTGCTGCTAACGCTCAACACGCTGTTCTGGGGCGTACCTCTGATTCTGCTGACACTACTTAAAGTCATTGCCCCAGGGCAACGGCTTAAGCAGTTAGTGTTGCAGGGGCTGAATGGCGTTGCTCTTAACTGGATAGGCGTTAACCTCTGGTGGATGCGGCACTGGCTTAAACCCGTGCTTCACGCCAGCGTACCCGATAATTTGAGCCCGCAGCAGTGGTGGCTGGTGATCTCCAATCATCGCAGCTGGACCGATATTTTCATGCTGTTGATGGCGCTGCATCGGCGTATCCCCATGCCACGCTTTTTCCTAAAGCGTCAATTAATCTGGATTCCCATCGTAGGGTTAGCTTTTTGGGCGCTAGAGTTTCCTTTTATGCGCCGCTTTAGCCGCGAGCAAGTCGCTAAAAATCCTAAACTGGCCACCATCGATCGAGCCTCTACTGAGCGTATGTGTCATCAGGCACGTCTCTCGCCCATTGCGATTTTTAATTTTGTCGAGGGCACTCGCTTCTCAGTTGCCAAACGCGACGCCCAGCAAAGTCCCTACCGCCACTTATTGCGCCCTAAAGCGGGTGGTATTGCTCAAGTGCTTAGTCTGCTAGGCAACCAATTGGATGGTATCCTGGATGTAACCATCAGCTATGCCAATCCTGCGCCGACGTTTTGGGGCTTTTTATGCGGCAGGGAGGCGCCGGTTACCTTGCAGGCACGGCAACTCAGCATTCCTGAGTGGATGTACGCGTCAGATAACCACGAAGAAAAGCAGCATAAGGAACGCTTCCATACATGGATCAACTCACTCTGGTTGGAAAAAGATGGCATGCTGGACAACCGAACCGATCACGACTAA
- a CDS encoding GrxA family glutaredoxin, translated as MFVVIFGRMSCPFCVRAKQLAEHLENIGKIEGYRYVDMPSEGVTKEDIAKTAGKPIHTVPQVFVDQAHVGGFTEFDQFVRDQQLLAV; from the coding sequence ATGTTTGTGGTTATTTTTGGTCGGATGTCATGTCCTTTCTGCGTGCGCGCAAAACAGCTTGCCGAGCATTTGGAAAACATCGGCAAAATTGAAGGCTATCGCTATGTGGATATGCCTTCTGAAGGCGTCACTAAAGAAGATATCGCCAAAACGGCGGGCAAACCCATTCACACTGTCCCCCAGGTGTTTGTCGATCAAGCCCATGTCGGCGGTTTTACTGAATTTGATCAGTTTGTCCGCGACCAGCAGTTACTTGCCGTTTAA
- a CDS encoding CoA transferase subunit A, which translates to MAGFDKRVASYEEAMEGIESGMTVIAGGFGLCGIPENLIAEIKRRGVSDLTVVSNNCGVDGFGLGILLEDRQISKILASYVGENALFEKQMLNDEIEVVLTPQGTLAEKMRAGGAGIPAFYTATGYGTPIGEGKEVREFNGRHYILEEAIIGDFAIVKGWKADRYGNVMYRHTAQNFNPMAATAGKITVVEVEEIVEPGELEPSQIHTPGIYVDRIIQGTFEKRIEKRTVRS; encoded by the coding sequence ATGGCAGGATTCGATAAGCGTGTAGCTTCCTACGAAGAGGCTATGGAAGGCATCGAGAGCGGCATGACCGTTATCGCCGGTGGCTTTGGGCTTTGCGGTATTCCCGAAAACCTGATTGCCGAAATCAAACGTCGCGGCGTTAGTGACCTCACCGTGGTGTCCAACAACTGCGGTGTAGACGGTTTTGGCTTGGGTATACTGCTTGAAGACCGCCAAATCAGTAAAATTCTTGCCTCTTACGTAGGTGAAAATGCCTTGTTTGAGAAGCAAATGCTCAACGATGAAATTGAAGTGGTACTAACCCCTCAAGGCACATTGGCAGAAAAAATGCGCGCTGGCGGTGCTGGTATTCCCGCCTTTTACACCGCTACCGGTTACGGCACACCGATTGGTGAGGGGAAAGAGGTCCGTGAATTTAATGGGCGACACTATATTTTAGAAGAAGCCATTATAGGTGATTTTGCCATTGTGAAAGGCTGGAAAGCGGATCGCTATGGCAATGTAATGTACCGCCATACCGCGCAGAATTTTAACCCCATGGCCGCCACGGCCGGGAAAATCACCGTGGTGGAAGTTGAAGAAATCGTTGAACCGGGTGAGCTTGAGCCTAGCCAGATCCATACACCGGGGATTTATGTGGATCGTATTATTCAAGGCACGTTTGAAAAGCGAATAGAGAAACGCACGGTGCGCAGCTAA
- a CDS encoding response regulator transcription factor translates to MQTREQRLLIIDDDEMFCHVLNRALTRRGYDVIVAHDAEQALTMAAQHSPTMATLDLKLENSSGLKLLPELLATVPQCRIVVLTGYSSIATAVEAIKLGAANYLCKPVDADDVLTAFERQSGDPDIELADNPPSINRITWEHIQKVLQEHDGNISATARALGMHRRTLQRKLQKRPVRR, encoded by the coding sequence ATGCAAACGCGAGAGCAACGCCTGCTGATCATTGATGACGATGAAATGTTTTGTCATGTTTTGAACCGTGCCCTAACGCGCCGCGGTTACGACGTTATCGTTGCCCACGATGCCGAACAGGCCCTGACCATGGCCGCGCAGCATTCCCCCACCATGGCGACCCTTGATTTAAAACTGGAAAACAGCTCTGGGTTAAAACTGCTTCCCGAGCTGCTGGCTACCGTCCCGCAGTGTCGCATTGTGGTGCTGACCGGCTACTCCAGCATCGCCACAGCGGTGGAGGCGATTAAGCTAGGCGCAGCTAATTACCTGTGTAAGCCGGTGGATGCCGACGACGTATTAACCGCGTTCGAGCGCCAGAGCGGTGATCCGGATATTGAGCTTGCTGACAATCCGCCATCGATTAACCGCATCACCTGGGAGCATATTCAGAAAGTGCTGCAGGAGCACGACGGCAATATATCTGCCACCGCACGGGCACTAGGCATGCATCGCCGCACCCTGCAGCGCAAATTACAAAAACGCCCGGTACGGCGTTAA
- a CDS encoding DUF1338 family protein, translating into MQRQEFVQQLWLDYVHTHPDIGALRLWPLSTAAEYLTLVTLNYGPFAAAALTGNLAHMGYRAMGHYAMADKGLLVQLLAPSDGSSWLVLAELQIGTLSKAPREAIEGLVQQSHPQDCKGHNLLCRGRPWPMPSWALYQQLQQAHPLAAWIAVMGPRLHHAGFDCGQLGEPMETLDQRLNEVGMPSLHGQQNGVFTVSSLLDHRFYPTTPQKTVFADGDEHRLCLGGLALVQKHVEDNHERIADLLLPHHTRCEMA; encoded by the coding sequence ATGCAGCGTCAGGAGTTTGTTCAGCAGCTGTGGCTTGACTATGTACATACCCATCCCGATATCGGCGCCCTTCGACTTTGGCCGTTATCAACGGCGGCCGAATATTTAACGCTGGTAACACTCAATTACGGCCCCTTTGCCGCTGCCGCGCTCACCGGCAATTTGGCTCATATGGGCTATCGCGCCATGGGCCATTACGCCATGGCCGATAAAGGGCTATTAGTTCAACTACTAGCGCCAAGTGACGGCAGTAGTTGGCTGGTGCTGGCAGAATTGCAAATAGGCACACTGTCCAAGGCACCCCGGGAAGCCATTGAAGGACTGGTGCAACAATCTCACCCTCAGGATTGCAAAGGCCACAATTTACTTTGCCGTGGCCGCCCCTGGCCGATGCCTTCCTGGGCGCTCTATCAACAGTTGCAGCAAGCACACCCGTTGGCCGCCTGGATTGCGGTTATGGGGCCCCGTCTACATCACGCTGGCTTTGATTGTGGCCAACTTGGGGAGCCCATGGAGACGTTGGATCAACGCCTAAACGAAGTGGGCATGCCAAGCCTGCATGGGCAGCAAAACGGTGTCTTCACGGTGTCATCACTACTGGATCACCGCTTTTACCCCACCACACCTCAGAAGACTGTCTTTGCCGATGGCGATGAGCATCGCCTCTGCTTAGGCGGTCTGGCGTTAGTCCAAAAGCACGTTGAAGATAATCACGAGCGTATTGCCGATTTACTGCTGCCACACCATACGCGCTGTGAAATGGCCTGA
- a CDS encoding LysR family transcriptional regulator translates to MTVKQLRAFLAVAQTLSFTQACERLHLSQPALSLAIKGLEESLGGKLLIRSTRSVRLTPEGESLLPLAKHLLAQWDNTEERLRQHFTLQLGRLSVAAMPAFACNLLPAALVKFRQQHPKINITVHDVINEEVTAMVRSRQVEMGIAFSPEGTGSLLFTPLFEDHFVAVVPPDSPLTQVTQLSWTTLLNHDFITLQRPSMVRRLLEQELAKKHMELTVAFESHQLSTVGRMVADGLGVSAVPSMCIRQMHELGARCIPLTAPAISCRVGILTHQELSVAAHALRTVLLNTVQAPSLPLV, encoded by the coding sequence ATGACCGTCAAACAGCTGCGCGCCTTTCTGGCGGTCGCTCAAACCCTTAGTTTCACCCAAGCCTGCGAGCGTCTCCACCTATCGCAACCGGCGCTAAGTCTGGCAATTAAAGGCCTGGAAGAGTCCCTGGGTGGCAAACTGCTGATTCGCAGCACACGCAGTGTCAGATTAACCCCTGAAGGTGAGTCGCTACTACCGCTAGCCAAACACCTGCTGGCGCAGTGGGACAATACCGAGGAGCGTTTACGCCAACATTTCACCCTTCAACTCGGGCGGCTCAGCGTCGCGGCGATGCCTGCTTTTGCCTGTAACTTACTCCCTGCCGCGCTGGTTAAATTTCGCCAGCAGCACCCCAAAATCAACATTACCGTGCACGATGTCATCAACGAGGAGGTTACCGCCATGGTGCGCTCCCGTCAGGTAGAGATGGGGATTGCTTTTTCGCCGGAGGGCACCGGCAGCCTACTGTTTACACCGCTGTTTGAAGACCATTTTGTGGCTGTCGTGCCGCCAGACTCTCCGTTAACCCAGGTAACTCAGCTGTCCTGGACAACACTGCTCAACCACGACTTCATTACCCTTCAGCGCCCCTCAATGGTGCGTCGTTTACTGGAACAGGAGCTGGCCAAAAAGCATATGGAGTTAACGGTAGCCTTTGAAAGCCACCAGCTCTCAACCGTTGGAAGGATGGTAGCCGACGGCCTGGGCGTCAGCGCGGTGCCTTCTATGTGTATTCGCCAAATGCATGAACTGGGAGCCCGCTGCATACCCCTTACAGCGCCCGCCATCTCCTGCCGAGTCGGCATCTTGACCCACCAAGAACTTTCCGTGGCCGCCCACGCACTGCGTACTGTGCTCCTAAACACCGTTCAAGCCCCCTCGCTGCCTCTCGTCTAA